In one Aeromicrobium wangtongii genomic region, the following are encoded:
- a CDS encoding alpha/beta fold hydrolase, with protein MSVELTEEGTSRYVQTKSWKLHYNEAGEGHPVILLHGSGAGATGWSNFRPNIGPLSEHFRVIAWDAPGWGRSDSAPSDRYDHPDAVIEMMDELGIEKAALVGNSMGGMISLAVAARYPDRVSHLITMGPGSFLELPTMFGPGDGPSEGLKILFEGYRNPTPETMKKLVDIMTFSAEFATDELSQLRSDSALSRPDHLENFLKGMAAGRGPVSSPATPAEVCGITAPSLLIHGRDDRVVHFEHSMRLVSMIADSRLVLLNRCGHWAQIEHAAEFNRLVADFVQNN; from the coding sequence ATGAGCGTCGAGCTGACCGAAGAAGGCACCAGCCGTTACGTCCAGACCAAGAGCTGGAAGCTGCACTACAACGAGGCCGGTGAGGGGCACCCCGTGATCCTCCTGCACGGCAGCGGCGCCGGCGCCACGGGATGGAGCAACTTCCGCCCCAACATCGGCCCGCTCTCGGAGCACTTCCGCGTCATCGCGTGGGACGCCCCGGGCTGGGGCCGCTCGGACTCGGCGCCGTCGGACCGGTACGACCACCCCGACGCCGTCATCGAGATGATGGACGAGCTCGGCATCGAGAAGGCAGCCCTGGTGGGCAACTCGATGGGCGGCATGATCAGTCTCGCGGTGGCCGCCCGGTACCCCGACCGCGTCTCCCACCTGATTACGATGGGACCGGGCAGCTTCCTGGAGCTGCCGACGATGTTCGGTCCCGGTGACGGCCCCAGCGAAGGGCTGAAGATCCTCTTCGAGGGCTACCGCAACCCGACGCCGGAGACCATGAAGAAGCTCGTCGACATCATGACGTTCTCGGCCGAGTTCGCCACCGACGAGCTGTCGCAGCTGCGGTCCGACTCCGCGCTGTCACGTCCTGACCACCTCGAGAACTTTCTCAAGGGCATGGCCGCAGGTCGCGGTCCCGTCTCGAGCCCGGCGACGCCCGCCGAGGTCTGCGGCATCACCGCGCCCAGCCTGCTGATCCACGGTCGCGATGACCGGGTGGTCCACTTCGAGCACTCGATGCGGTTGGTCTCGATGATCGCCGACTCGCGGCTCGTGCTGCTGAACCGCTGCGGTCACTGGGCGCAGATCGAGCACGCGGCGGAGTTCAACCGCCTCGTGGCCGACTTCGTCCAGAACAACTGA
- a CDS encoding IclR family transcriptional regulator produces MTMLDTAPTPVEADSSTTPSVMKALLLLDAFRGAGPTVGVSEIARRAGVSKSTAFRLLAHLERGGYVERHGTDYCLGRHLFELGNSVPICLPHGLRDVAAPLLGQLFTRTQKVVHLAVLDGTEVVYVEKLHGPGAVNVATTVGGRMPASCSSLGKAILAFSDRETIGRVLRSGLPRRTAYSIADPARLLQELGRVRAKGVAFDREEIQLGLVCAAAPVLRDGRAVAAVSVSGQALGFNPESIAAEVHRTADAISRAFAA; encoded by the coding sequence ATGACCATGCTCGACACCGCCCCGACGCCGGTCGAGGCCGACAGCAGCACGACACCCTCGGTCATGAAGGCCCTCCTGCTGCTCGATGCCTTCCGCGGCGCCGGGCCGACCGTGGGCGTCAGCGAGATCGCCCGGCGCGCCGGGGTGTCCAAGTCCACCGCCTTCCGCCTGCTCGCCCACCTGGAGCGCGGCGGCTACGTCGAGCGTCACGGCACCGACTACTGCCTGGGCCGCCACCTGTTCGAGCTCGGCAACAGCGTGCCGATCTGCCTGCCGCACGGGCTGCGCGACGTGGCCGCTCCCCTGCTCGGCCAGCTGTTCACGCGCACCCAGAAGGTCGTGCACCTGGCGGTGCTCGACGGCACCGAGGTGGTGTACGTCGAGAAGCTGCACGGCCCGGGCGCCGTCAACGTCGCCACGACGGTCGGCGGGCGGATGCCGGCGTCCTGCTCATCGCTGGGCAAGGCGATCCTGGCCTTCAGCGACCGCGAGACGATCGGCCGTGTCCTGCGCAGCGGGCTGCCCCGCCGGACGGCCTACTCGATCGCGGACCCGGCACGACTGCTGCAGGAGCTGGGGCGCGTCCGGGCCAAGGGCGTCGCCTTCGACCGCGAGGAGATCCAGCTCGGGCTGGTCTGCGCGGCCGCCCCGGTGCTGCGTGACGGTCGCGCCGTCGCGGCGGTCTCGGTCAGCGGCCAGGCGCTCGGGTTCAACCCGGAATCGATCGCCGCAGAGGTGCACCGGACGGCCGATGCGATCTCCCGCGCGTTCGCGGCCTGA
- a CDS encoding FAD-dependent oxidoreductase, with translation MTVHEYDVVVVGAGVAGLSAACAAAESGARVAVVDRAPEAESGGNTRYTEAFLRMGSLDEVADGLEDTVVDDFMGHPDPSVVNEAALAHDRRSALYRAHHVVDPDYVAELAARAPETLAWMVGHGMRFDALPTPFLTTSTTRMAPVGGGLAILETMGKAARGLGVEFHFETTARSLLTSADGVVGVLAKGPGGAVRLYGRVVLASGGYQGNNELMARYHGDRAMTTRPVARGGNFNKGEGLEMALAVGAATAGNFSLFHAEPVDPRSGEPEAAIFCFPYGILVNTDGNRFVDEARGPIDAWYERTTRDIQAQTRGMGWVVLDQGSLRVPNIGSGIRTDQPPVRGATIAELAVRMGVPAAALEATVEAYNAACPEGHFDPLVPDGLATRGLVPAKSNWAQPLVEGPFVAYPIMAANVFTFGGLKTTAAAEVVDRDGSAIPGLWAAGEMTGLYYSNYTGSTSVLRGAVFGRIAGAAAARVGVPT, from the coding sequence ATGACCGTCCACGAGTACGACGTGGTCGTGGTGGGTGCCGGCGTGGCGGGATTGTCCGCCGCGTGCGCCGCCGCGGAGTCGGGCGCTCGTGTCGCGGTCGTCGACCGGGCACCGGAGGCCGAGAGCGGCGGCAACACCCGGTACACCGAGGCGTTCTTGCGCATGGGCTCGCTCGACGAGGTGGCCGACGGCCTCGAGGACACCGTGGTCGACGACTTCATGGGCCATCCCGATCCGAGCGTGGTGAACGAGGCGGCGCTGGCCCACGACCGCCGGTCGGCGCTGTACCGGGCCCACCACGTGGTGGATCCGGACTACGTCGCCGAGCTGGCTGCCCGGGCACCCGAGACCCTGGCCTGGATGGTCGGGCACGGCATGCGCTTCGACGCCCTGCCGACCCCGTTCCTCACGACGTCCACGACCCGCATGGCCCCGGTCGGCGGCGGCCTGGCGATCCTCGAGACGATGGGCAAGGCGGCGCGCGGACTGGGCGTCGAGTTCCACTTCGAGACCACCGCCCGGTCGCTGCTGACCAGTGCCGACGGCGTGGTCGGCGTGCTGGCGAAGGGTCCCGGCGGCGCGGTCCGCCTGTACGGCCGGGTCGTCCTGGCCTCGGGCGGCTACCAGGGCAACAACGAGCTCATGGCCCGCTACCACGGTGATCGCGCGATGACGACGCGCCCGGTGGCCCGCGGGGGCAACTTCAACAAGGGCGAGGGCCTGGAGATGGCGCTGGCGGTGGGCGCCGCAACGGCCGGCAACTTCTCCCTGTTCCACGCCGAGCCGGTCGACCCGCGCTCCGGCGAGCCCGAGGCGGCCATCTTCTGCTTCCCGTACGGCATCTTGGTCAACACCGACGGCAACCGCTTCGTCGACGAGGCCCGGGGGCCGATCGACGCCTGGTACGAGCGGACGACGCGTGACATCCAGGCCCAGACCCGCGGCATGGGCTGGGTCGTGCTGGACCAGGGGTCGCTGCGGGTGCCGAACATCGGATCGGGCATCCGCACCGACCAACCTCCGGTGCGCGGCGCGACGATCGCCGAGCTCGCCGTGCGGATGGGCGTCCCCGCCGCGGCGCTCGAGGCCACCGTGGAGGCGTACAACGCAGCCTGCCCCGAGGGCCACTTCGATCCCCTGGTGCCCGACGGGCTCGCGACCCGCGGACTCGTCCCGGCGAAGTCGAACTGGGCGCAGCCCCTCGTCGAGGGACCGTTCGTGGCGTACCCGATCATGGCGGCCAACGTGTTCACCTTCGGTGGCCTCAAGACCACCGCGGCGGCCGAGGTCGTCGACCGGGACGGCTCAGCGATCCCGGGCCTGTGGGCGGCCGGCGAGATGACCGGGCTGTACTACTCCAACTACACCGGTTCGACGTCTGTCCTGCGCGGTGCGGTCTTCGGTCGAATCGCGGGGGCGGCCGCGGCCCGGGTGGGAGTGCCCACATGA
- a CDS encoding acyl-CoA dehydrogenase family protein, with amino-acid sequence MSEALRRVDEAAEVFANSAAQSEALGRLTDESAKQLRDTGVIRMLQPREYGGDEAHPVEFFEAVLKVGSLCGSAGWVSGVVGIHPWQLGQWDKRLQEELWGQDPDTWIASPYAPIGRARKVEGGYRFSGRWPFSSGTDHCDWIILGGLMVDDDGAVLDPEPHNFVLPRSDYTIHHDSWDVIGLRGSGSKDVSVVDAFIPDYRVNKPSNFQNGIQAEEVGRDDPLYQLPFGTIFPAAINAATLAMAEGALGAFVDFTRARVTGRGPKAVSDPVQMIALGEAAADVSAGRVQVLDDWNRLYDIAAAGGTITREQRVVVRRNSVRAVRRSVDAIDRLFMNAGGAALQHSQPLQRFWRDLHAGMNHMCNVAHPLYKAYGDDLFGLEVEPFGW; translated from the coding sequence ATGAGTGAGGCGCTGCGGCGCGTCGACGAGGCGGCCGAGGTCTTCGCGAACAGCGCGGCCCAGAGCGAGGCGCTGGGGCGGCTCACCGACGAGTCCGCCAAGCAGCTGCGCGACACCGGTGTCATCCGTATGCTCCAGCCGCGCGAGTACGGCGGGGACGAGGCGCACCCGGTCGAGTTCTTCGAGGCGGTCCTGAAGGTCGGGTCGCTGTGCGGCTCGGCCGGCTGGGTCTCCGGTGTCGTCGGCATCCACCCGTGGCAGCTCGGCCAGTGGGACAAGCGGCTGCAGGAGGAGCTGTGGGGCCAGGACCCGGACACCTGGATCGCATCGCCCTACGCCCCGATCGGGCGGGCCCGCAAGGTCGAGGGCGGCTACCGCTTCAGCGGCCGCTGGCCGTTCTCCTCAGGCACCGACCACTGTGACTGGATCATCCTCGGCGGCCTGATGGTCGACGATGACGGTGCGGTGCTCGACCCGGAGCCGCACAACTTCGTGCTGCCGCGTTCGGACTACACGATCCACCACGACTCGTGGGACGTCATCGGGCTGCGTGGCTCGGGCAGCAAGGACGTGTCGGTCGTCGACGCGTTCATCCCCGACTACCGGGTCAACAAGCCGTCGAACTTCCAGAACGGGATCCAGGCCGAGGAGGTCGGGCGGGACGATCCGCTCTACCAGCTGCCGTTCGGCACGATCTTCCCGGCGGCGATCAACGCGGCCACGCTCGCGATGGCCGAGGGCGCGCTGGGCGCCTTCGTCGACTTCACCCGGGCCCGGGTGACGGGCCGGGGCCCCAAGGCCGTGTCCGACCCGGTGCAGATGATCGCCCTGGGCGAGGCGGCCGCCGATGTGTCGGCCGGCCGCGTGCAGGTGCTGGACGACTGGAACCGGCTGTACGACATCGCCGCAGCGGGCGGGACGATCACCCGCGAGCAGCGCGTGGTCGTGCGTCGCAACAGCGTCCGCGCGGTGCGCCGGTCGGTCGACGCGATTGACCGGTTGTTCATGAACGCCGGCGGCGCCGCCCTGCAGCACAGCCAGCCGTTGCAGCGCTTCTGGCGTGACCTGCACGCCGGGATGAATCACATGTGCAATGTCGCGCACCCGCTGTACAAGGCCTACGGCGACGACCTGTTCGGTCTCGAGGTCGAGCCCTTCGGCTGGTGA
- a CDS encoding cysteine hydrolase family protein produces the protein MTERRKALLMLDYQVALCEEGPHLRMPPLAAQVAERGVLETARTVLEAARAAGWLVVHVRLAFDPSYVLRTNRLARFDAYPDQQAMLADSPEAQIVAAVAPAPGEPVVDKGCVDPFVGTPLLNVLAAEGVGEVVLGGVATNLVVESAARHASDAGLQVTVVEDMCASFRPDFHEFSVQNMLPMFATITSSDALLKDLA, from the coding sequence ATGACTGAACGTCGCAAGGCGCTGCTGATGCTCGACTACCAGGTCGCGCTGTGCGAGGAGGGCCCGCACCTGCGCATGCCTCCGCTGGCCGCGCAGGTCGCCGAGCGCGGTGTGCTCGAGACCGCCCGCACGGTGCTCGAGGCCGCCCGTGCCGCGGGCTGGCTGGTGGTCCACGTGCGGCTGGCCTTCGATCCCAGCTACGTGCTGCGCACCAACCGGCTGGCGCGCTTTGACGCCTACCCCGACCAGCAGGCGATGCTCGCGGACTCGCCCGAGGCGCAGATCGTCGCCGCAGTCGCGCCGGCACCCGGCGAGCCGGTCGTGGACAAGGGATGCGTCGACCCCTTCGTCGGCACCCCACTGCTCAACGTCCTGGCCGCCGAGGGCGTCGGCGAGGTCGTGCTGGGCGGCGTCGCGACCAACCTGGTCGTCGAGTCGGCAGCACGCCACGCCAGCGACGCCGGTCTGCAGGTCACCGTCGTCGAGGACATGTGCGCCTCGTTCCGGCCGGACTTCCACGAGTTCTCGGTGCAGAACATGCTGCCGATGTTCGCCACGATCACCTCGTCGGACGCCCTGCTGAAGGACCTGGCATGA
- a CDS encoding FAD-dependent oxidoreductase translates to MDGPMIAGLPYQHHLPEHVGVLVLGSGLAGCAALLAAAEAGQYAVMLEKTADIGGSTVRSAGLSAFAGTDEQAAQGLDDSVELLRQDLLETGRHAQDEALVDLYCEHQMDTYRWLKGHGVRYGQVHAASGQSAPRSHPTDTTGMLIRLLTAAGRLGARLLTSTAAHRIVREDGRVVGVEVVTTTGDKQLVRADAVVIATGGFSRSPELLTRFAPQMQHALHAGGPGCTGDGMLMAWQLGAGIVDTPYVKGTYGIYPEPHPDEDGTGILAVYKGAIAVNRDGRRFVDESLPYKQIGDAALVQPGVTTWQVLDAQVMAQSNDEVPIYEFAGRERAGMLLRADTIDELERAIGLPDGSLVATVAEYNAAIIHGEPDPLGRRHLSGRVGTPFALDHPPYFAHPTGTVVLATYCGLTVDPQMRVLDVFGEPIPRLYAAGEVIGGFHGAGYMTGTSIGKSGIFGRIAGNHAAAEDSDLPW, encoded by the coding sequence GTGGACGGGCCGATGATCGCGGGCCTGCCCTACCAGCACCACCTCCCCGAGCACGTCGGCGTGCTGGTGCTCGGCTCGGGCCTGGCCGGCTGCGCTGCCCTGCTCGCCGCCGCCGAGGCCGGCCAGTACGCGGTGATGCTGGAGAAGACCGCCGACATCGGCGGCTCGACCGTCCGGTCGGCGGGCCTGTCCGCGTTCGCCGGCACGGACGAGCAGGCGGCACAGGGCCTCGACGACTCGGTCGAGCTGCTGCGCCAGGACCTGCTCGAGACCGGGCGGCACGCCCAGGACGAGGCCCTGGTCGATCTGTACTGCGAGCACCAGATGGACACCTACCGCTGGCTGAAGGGGCACGGCGTGCGGTACGGGCAGGTGCACGCGGCCTCGGGCCAGTCGGCGCCGCGCTCGCACCCCACGGACACGACCGGCATGCTGATCCGCCTGCTCACGGCCGCGGGACGGCTGGGCGCCCGCCTGCTGACCAGCACCGCCGCCCACCGCATCGTCCGCGAGGACGGCCGGGTCGTGGGAGTCGAGGTCGTGACGACGACCGGCGACAAGCAGCTGGTCCGCGCCGATGCCGTCGTCATCGCGACCGGCGGCTTCTCGCGGAGTCCCGAGCTGCTGACGCGCTTCGCCCCCCAGATGCAGCACGCCCTGCACGCGGGCGGTCCCGGGTGCACCGGCGACGGGATGCTGATGGCCTGGCAGCTCGGCGCAGGCATCGTCGACACCCCGTACGTCAAGGGCACCTACGGCATCTACCCCGAGCCCCATCCCGACGAGGACGGCACCGGCATCCTGGCGGTCTACAAGGGCGCGATCGCAGTCAACCGGGACGGCCGCCGCTTCGTCGACGAGTCACTGCCCTACAAGCAGATCGGCGATGCCGCGCTCGTCCAGCCGGGCGTCACGACCTGGCAGGTGCTCGATGCGCAGGTCATGGCGCAGTCCAACGACGAGGTGCCCATCTACGAGTTCGCCGGACGCGAGCGCGCCGGGATGCTGCTGCGCGCCGACACGATCGACGAGCTGGAGCGGGCGATCGGCCTGCCCGACGGATCGCTCGTCGCGACCGTCGCGGAGTACAACGCGGCCATCATCCACGGCGAGCCCGATCCCCTGGGCCGGCGGCACCTGTCGGGCCGGGTGGGCACTCCGTTCGCGCTGGACCACCCTCCGTACTTCGCCCATCCGACCGGGACCGTCGTGCTGGCGACCTACTGCGGACTGACGGTCGATCCGCAGATGCGGGTCCTGGACGTGTTCGGCGAGCCGATCCCCCGGCTGTACGCGGCCGGCGAGGTCATCGGCGGATTCCACGGCGCCGGCTACATGACCGGCACCTCCATCGGCAAGTCCGGCATCTTCGGCCGGATCGCCGGCAACCACGCAGCAGCAGAGGACAGTGACCTGCCATGGTGA
- a CDS encoding SDR family NAD(P)-dependent oxidoreductase produces the protein MVTTPFDLTGQVALVIGAASGGLGERAAQALAGHGATLAVADIAARADDLAGTAAATSASAHAVDVTDEASVAALFSAVAEQHGGVDIVVNAAGVMLRKPYDQTTLEEFEHVVRVNLTGTWLVGREAGRAMTARGGPGRIVNLTTVYAERVGPVPESAYYASKAGVANVTRALAAELGPLGITVNCLAPGVFYPTQMTAALGADPDRLAWFAGRTMLGRLGDPEHDFAGPLLLLASPASSYMTGQVLYVDGGWSAW, from the coding sequence ATGGTGACCACCCCCTTCGACCTCACCGGACAGGTCGCCCTCGTGATCGGCGCCGCCTCCGGCGGCCTCGGCGAGCGCGCCGCGCAGGCGCTCGCCGGGCACGGCGCCACGCTGGCCGTCGCGGACATCGCGGCCCGCGCCGACGACCTGGCCGGCACCGCGGCGGCCACCTCGGCCTCGGCGCACGCGGTCGACGTCACCGACGAGGCGTCAGTCGCCGCACTGTTCTCGGCGGTCGCCGAGCAGCACGGCGGTGTCGACATCGTGGTCAACGCCGCCGGCGTCATGCTGCGCAAGCCGTACGACCAGACCACGCTGGAGGAGTTCGAGCACGTCGTGCGCGTCAACCTGACCGGCACCTGGCTCGTCGGCCGCGAGGCCGGGCGGGCCATGACGGCGCGCGGCGGGCCGGGACGCATCGTCAACCTGACCACGGTGTACGCCGAGCGCGTCGGTCCCGTCCCGGAGTCGGCGTACTACGCCTCCAAGGCGGGCGTCGCCAACGTGACCCGCGCGCTGGCCGCCGAGCTCGGACCCCTCGGCATCACCGTCAACTGCCTGGCGCCCGGCGTCTTCTACCCCACCCAGATGACCGCGGCCCTGGGCGCCGATCCCGACCGGCTCGCCTGGTTCGCCGGTCGCACGATGCTCGGCCGCCTCGGCGACCCCGAGCACGACTTCGCCGGCCCGCTGCTGCTGCTCGCCTCCCCCGCCTCCTCGTACATGACCGGCCAGGTCCTGTACGTCGACGGCGGATGGTCCGCCTGGTGA
- a CDS encoding isocitrate lyase/PEP mutase family protein, protein MPFDVTSLTGVGPAPSAHERRLALRARLAAGSPLVLPGITDALGARLVETSGFGAAYATGAGLANAQYGVPDLGLISLGEVADQVSRLTESTHLPLVVDADTGYGGPLATMRTMRILERAGAAAIQLEDQEMPKRCGHFDDHALIPMGHMQTKIAAALEARTDDALVLIARTDARSVDGIDAAIERGHAYAEAGADVLFVEAPRSVDELERVGRELKGTPLVVNVVEGGKTPQLELQEYVDLGFSVVLFANYLMRSMMAAGREALTHLAAHGETASRAGRMATWTERQQLFNLPAFTAAEAHYDQPWTGR, encoded by the coding sequence ATGCCTTTCGACGTCACCTCGCTGACCGGGGTCGGCCCCGCGCCCAGCGCCCACGAGCGACGGCTCGCGCTGCGCGCCCGGCTCGCGGCCGGCTCCCCGCTGGTCCTGCCGGGCATCACGGACGCGCTCGGGGCCCGGCTGGTGGAGACCTCCGGATTCGGTGCCGCCTACGCCACCGGCGCAGGCCTGGCCAATGCCCAGTACGGCGTGCCGGACCTGGGCCTGATCTCGCTCGGCGAGGTGGCCGACCAGGTGTCCCGGCTGACCGAGTCGACGCATCTGCCGCTGGTCGTCGACGCGGACACCGGGTACGGCGGACCGCTGGCCACGATGCGCACGATGCGCATCCTCGAGCGCGCCGGGGCCGCCGCGATCCAGCTGGAGGACCAGGAGATGCCCAAGCGGTGCGGCCACTTCGACGACCACGCGCTCATCCCGATGGGGCACATGCAGACCAAGATCGCCGCAGCCCTGGAGGCGCGGACCGACGACGCCCTGGTGCTGATCGCCCGCACCGACGCCCGCAGCGTGGACGGGATCGACGCCGCGATCGAGCGGGGCCACGCCTACGCCGAGGCCGGCGCCGATGTGTTGTTCGTGGAGGCTCCCCGTTCGGTCGACGAGCTCGAGCGGGTCGGCCGCGAGCTGAAGGGCACCCCCCTGGTCGTCAACGTGGTCGAGGGCGGCAAGACGCCCCAGCTCGAGCTGCAGGAGTACGTCGACCTGGGCTTCTCGGTCGTCCTGTTCGCGAACTACCTGATGCGCTCGATGATGGCCGCGGGCCGCGAGGCCCTGACGCACCTGGCGGCGCACGGCGAGACCGCCTCACGGGCCGGCCGGATGGCGACCTGGACGGAGCGCCAGCAGCTGTTCAACCTGCCCGCGTTCACGGCGGCGGAGGCCCACTACGACCAGCCGTGGACGGGCCGATGA
- a CDS encoding GlcG/HbpS family heme-binding protein, with amino-acid sequence MTARLDRDAATAVADTALAEAASRGLRVSVAVVDERGHDLVVVRGDGAAWFTPGVARAKAATAAAMGRPTSDLADLREAHPELLDLLAGQVAHPLTTLPGGLPLMADGRCVGAVGVSGAHPDDDVACAATAAAAAS; translated from the coding sequence GTGACCGCACGCCTGGACCGGGACGCTGCCACAGCGGTCGCGGACACCGCCCTCGCGGAGGCGGCCTCCCGTGGCCTCCGAGTCTCGGTCGCCGTCGTGGACGAGCGGGGGCACGACCTCGTGGTCGTCCGGGGCGATGGCGCCGCGTGGTTCACGCCCGGCGTGGCCCGGGCCAAGGCCGCGACGGCCGCGGCCATGGGCAGGCCGACGAGCGATCTCGCCGATCTGCGCGAGGCGCATCCCGAGCTGCTCGACCTTCTCGCCGGGCAGGTGGCCCACCCCCTGACGACACTGCCCGGCGGTCTGCCGCTGATGGCCGACGGCCGGTGCGTCGGGGCGGTCGGGGTCAGCGGGGCGCATCCCGATGACGACGTCGCGTGCGCCGCGACCGCTGCCGCTGCCGCCTCCTGA
- a CDS encoding aspartate/glutamate racemase family protein — protein sequence MRIWHQSFTVLDDVPHYRDALHRHLDAHTSAGTTVELHGMRAGTYPSDYPGTHIGHAYLSGLHKEQFVEAALRAQDEGYDAFFIATIPDTAYEEVRTLVDIPVVTFGQTSVLMAGMLGDCVAIVNFIAALEPQLRRNLRSYRLDQLVGPIVQVEAGFTDVMGAYADPEPLIEAFTAAARTAIAAGATVIVPGEGPLNVFLADQGVNRVDDVPVLDSLGTCVRIAELRAHQHRDSGLFPSRVGFYGSQPERGLVDAARAFYGLTPASR from the coding sequence ATGAGGATCTGGCACCAGAGCTTCACCGTGCTGGACGACGTGCCGCACTACCGCGACGCCCTGCACCGGCACCTGGATGCCCACACGTCGGCCGGCACCACGGTCGAGCTGCACGGCATGCGGGCGGGCACCTATCCATCGGACTACCCGGGGACCCACATCGGGCACGCCTACCTGTCCGGCCTGCACAAGGAGCAGTTCGTCGAGGCCGCCCTGCGGGCGCAGGACGAGGGATATGACGCCTTCTTCATCGCGACGATCCCTGACACGGCGTACGAGGAGGTGCGGACCCTGGTCGACATCCCCGTCGTGACGTTCGGCCAGACCTCGGTGCTGATGGCCGGGATGCTGGGAGACTGCGTGGCGATCGTCAACTTCATCGCCGCGCTCGAGCCCCAGCTGCGCCGCAACCTGCGCAGCTACCGGCTCGACCAGCTGGTCGGCCCGATCGTGCAGGTCGAGGCGGGATTCACCGACGTCATGGGGGCCTATGCCGACCCCGAGCCGCTCATCGAGGCCTTCACCGCGGCCGCCCGGACCGCGATCGCCGCCGGGGCCACCGTCATCGTCCCGGGCGAAGGGCCGCTCAACGTGTTCCTGGCCGACCAGGGCGTGAACCGCGTCGACGACGTGCCGGTGCTCGACTCGCTCGGCACCTGCGTGCGGATCGCGGAGCTGCGGGCCCACCAGCACCGGGACTCGGGGCTGTTCCCGAGCCGGGTGGGGTTCTACGGATCGCAGCCCGAGCGCGGCCTCGTCGACGCCGCCCGCGCCTTCTACGGCCTGACGCCGGCGTCGCGATGA
- a CDS encoding FAD-dependent oxidoreductase → MSEPADWDIEVDVVVVGGGACGVMTALRAAQDPDLVVAVLEKSTREGCNAAISSGSLAAGGTRFQRAAGVDDSPEQHARDILALSHDEEWAHIVHALCAVAPDVVEWLADELGYPIEIGLDMPRAGMSVPRLHADIGRLGGGRLMAHLRAALDRMPHVAFVDESPVVGVVVDGGTVVGVETVQNGQRQRVRADAVVLASDGFAASAELLHRHCPDIGDPFYGGVSTSTGDATRWLEPLGATFRNMAACLRSGLVVVDRGTRVSPALQFNGAVLVSTDGRRFTDEEAHGYSSMAGILREQPGERAAMIWDATAMATVRETEMMRDCLAAGAISDLPDVAAVGGVLGLTEQETARALAPLPDRRPLVAPFHLAWVTHGVLTTQGGVVVDTDGRVLDAHGDPVPGLYAGGGTVCGLAGPSSDGYSSGNGLLSALGFGWIIGNALAGAR, encoded by the coding sequence ATGAGCGAACCGGCCGACTGGGACATCGAGGTCGACGTCGTCGTGGTCGGCGGCGGGGCGTGCGGCGTGATGACCGCGCTCCGCGCCGCCCAGGACCCCGATCTCGTGGTGGCCGTGCTGGAGAAGTCGACCCGCGAGGGATGCAATGCGGCGATCTCCAGCGGCAGCCTCGCCGCCGGAGGCACCCGTTTCCAGCGGGCGGCCGGGGTCGACGACTCGCCCGAGCAGCACGCTCGCGACATCCTGGCGCTCAGCCACGACGAGGAGTGGGCGCACATCGTGCACGCCCTGTGCGCCGTCGCCCCTGATGTCGTCGAGTGGCTGGCCGATGAGCTCGGCTACCCGATCGAGATCGGGCTCGACATGCCCCGCGCCGGCATGTCGGTGCCGCGCCTGCACGCCGACATCGGACGGCTGGGCGGCGGACGGCTCATGGCACACCTGCGCGCAGCGCTCGATCGGATGCCCCACGTGGCCTTCGTCGACGAGTCGCCCGTCGTGGGCGTGGTCGTCGACGGCGGGACGGTGGTGGGCGTCGAGACCGTGCAGAACGGGCAGCGCCAGCGGGTGCGGGCCGATGCCGTCGTGCTCGCATCGGACGGCTTCGCCGCGTCCGCCGAGCTGTTGCACCGACACTGCCCCGACATCGGGGACCCGTTCTACGGCGGCGTCTCCACGAGCACAGGTGACGCCACGAGGTGGCTCGAGCCGCTGGGTGCGACGTTCCGCAACATGGCGGCGTGTCTGCGCAGCGGACTGGTCGTGGTGGACCGCGGGACCCGGGTCTCGCCGGCACTGCAGTTCAACGGCGCGGTGCTCGTGAGCACCGACGGGCGCCGGTTCACCGACGAGGAGGCTCATGGCTACTCCTCCATGGCCGGCATCCTGCGCGAGCAGCCCGGCGAGCGGGCCGCGATGATCTGGGACGCCACCGCGATGGCGACGGTCCGCGAGACCGAGATGATGCGGGACTGCTTGGCGGCCGGTGCGATCAGCGACCTGCCGGACGTCGCCGCTGTCGGCGGAGTCCTCGGGCTCACCGAGCAGGAGACGGCCCGCGCGCTGGCCCCCCTCCCGGACCGGCGTCCGCTGGTGGCTCCCTTCCACCTCGCCTGGGTCACGCACGGGGTGCTGACGACCCAGGGCGGCGTGGTCGTCGACACGGACGGCCGCGTGCTCGACGCCCACGGCGATCCGGTCCCCGGCCTGTACGCCGGGGGCGGCACGGTGTGCGGCCTGGCCGGGCCGTCCTCGGACGGGTACTCCTCCGGCAACGGACTGCTCTCGGCCCTCGGCTTCGGCTGGATCATCGGCAACGCCCTGGCAGGTGCCCGGTGA